The region GGCGCTGGCCACGGCCCTGCGGGTCCGTCCCGACGTGGCCCTGCTCGACCTGCAGCTGCCCGGGCCCGACGGCATCGAGGTCGCCCGGCGGCTCGCGGCGCAGCTGCCGGAGTGCCGGAGCATCATCGTGACCTCGCACGCTCGGCCCGGGTATCTGAAGTCGGCACTCGCGGCGGGCGCGCGCGGCTTCCTGCCCAAGACCGTCTCCCCTCGGACCCTCGCGCAGGTCGTCCGCACGGTCGTGGGCGGCGGCCGCCACGTCGACCCCGAGCTCGCGGCCGAGGCGATCAGCGCGGGCGACTCCCCGCTCAGCCCGCGCGAGGCCGACGTCCTCGCCCTGGCACGCGACGGCGCGCCCGTCGAAGAGATCGCTCGGCGCGTCTCGCTCTCCCGGGGGACCGTGCGCAACCACCTCGCGGCCGCCATCGCGAAGCTCGACGCCGCCAACCGGCACGAGGCCGCGCGCATCGCCGCCGGGCACGGCTGGATCTGAGTGAAGCCGTCCCGTGGTCCAAGGATGCTCGCGGGCCGACCAGGGGCGTGGTGGTTCCGGTTGCCTCCGGCCTCGATCAGGATGCGGGGTCGGTGTCGGGGAGTCCGGTGGGGAACCCGTCGGTAATCGTCGCGGTCATCGCCAGCTCGCCGCGATGGGAGCACTGACGTTGTCGGTGCAAGGCGCCTGGCCGCTGCTCGTCTGTCGGAGTAGTGCGAGAGCCGCCTCGGAGGGGGAGCCGGCGGGGGTCGTGCACACGATCAGCACTTGTTCCGGTGAGCGGGCGATCGACAGTGTCTGCTGTGTCACGGTCACCGGGCCGACGACGGGGTGGTGCAGTTCGTAGGACGCGGCGTCGCAGGGTGCCACGCGGTGGTCGCCCCAGAGTGCGACGAACTCCGGGCTCTTCATCGTCAGTTCGCCGATCAGCTCCGCGAGCAGTGGGTCCTGCGGGTGCCTGCCGACGGTGATCCGCAGGTTGCCGACCACCGCACGGGCCTTGCGCTTCCAGTCCTTGTACAGCTCCCGGCAGTGTGGGTCCAGGAACAGCATCCGGCTCATGTTCGGCCGCTCCGCCAGGTTGTCCGGGCTGTGAAAATCCAGGTGGCCGGCCAGCAGGGCGTGCCCGAGGGTGTTCCACGCCAGCACGTCCGTACGCCGGCCGAGCACCAGCGCCGGGACGCCGTCCACGGCGCGCAGGAGGTCCCGCGTCTCGTCGGCGAGCTTCTCGGGCCGGGGGCGGCGGGCGCGGGGCGTGCGGCGTGCGGCCTCGGCGAGCCGGTTGAGGTGCTCGCGCTCGTGGTCGTCGAGCAACAGGGCGCGGCCGATCGCCTCGAGCACCTCGGCCGAGGCCCCGCGGGACAAGCCCTGCTCCAACCTCGTGTAGTACGAAACGCTGACGCCCGCCAGCTGGGCCAGTTCCTCGCGCCGGAGCCCGGCCACCCGCCTGCGGGGTCCGAGGTCGCGCAGACCGACGTCTTCCGGTCGCAGCAACGCCCTTCTGGCCTGCAGGAAATCGCCCAGTGGGCCAGGTCCGTCCATGTCCTCAGTATCCGGGCCACGGCCCGGTCCCAGCCACACCCTGCGAGGGGTAGGACAACGCGGGAGTGGTTCGTGCGCGCCCGCGTGACCAGGCTCGGTCTCATTCGTACACATGCCCCGAACCCAAGGACGGACCACATGGAGCAGAACCCCGAGCAGATCACCCTGGGCGATGTCACCGTCACCCGCATCAAGGAGTTCTACGGCTCGGTCGAGATGACTCCGGGCGAGTTCTTCCCGGACAGTCCTGACGGCTCGTGGGACGAGCACCGTGGCTGGCTGGCGCCCGACTTCTGGAATCCTGAGGCGGACGAGTGCCATTCGGCGATCCAGTCCTGGCTGCTGCGCAGCGAGGGGCGCACGATCCTCGTCGACACCGGCGTGGGCAACCACAAGGACCGGCCGTACTCGCCGGTGTGGAGCCGTCTGGACACGAGCTACCTCGACACCCTCGCCGCCGCCGGGGTGCGTCCCGAGGACGTCGACATCGTGGTCAACACGCACCTGCACGTCGACCACGTCGGCTGGAACACCCGGCTCGACGGCCGTAGCTGGGTGCCGACCTTCCCGAACGCCACGTACCTGATGACGCGGCGGGACTTCGAGTTCTGGGACCCGGCCAACGAGAACAAGTCCGTGCTGGGCCGCGGGAACCAGAACGTCTTCGAGGACAGCGTCGCGCCGGTCCACCAGGCCGGCCTGACCCAGCTGTGGGAGGGGTCGTACCGGATCGACAAGAACCTGCGGCTCGATCTCGCTCCCGGGCATACCCCCGGCTCGTCCGTACTCGCCCTGGAGTCCGGCGGCGACCGGGCCCTGTTCGTCGGGGACCTGGTGCACACCGCGCTGCAGATCGCGGAGCCGGAGACCAACTCCTGCTTCTGCGAGGCCCCGGCCGAGTCCCGGGCCACCCGGCACAAGCTGCTCGGCCACGCCGCCGAGAACAACGCGCTCGTTTTCCCCGCGCACTTCGGCGGCCAGGGCGCCGCGGAGGTCGAACGCAACGGGTCGAAGTTCGCGATCAAGCAGTGGGCGGCCTTCTCCCGCCTGTCCTGATACTCCCGGAAAGGAGGCGTGTCCCGTGATCCAGCATGCAGACCCGGTCGTCGAAACCTCGGCGGGCGCCGTGCGCGGCATCCGCGACGATTCCGGCGAGTTCTACCGTGCCATCCCCTACGCGGCAGCGCCGGTCGGCGCCCGCCGATTCGCCCCGCCCGCGCAGCACCCGGGCTGGTCCGGCGTCCGCGACGGCACGCGA is a window of Saccharopolyspora erythraea NRRL 2338 DNA encoding:
- a CDS encoding response regulator transcription factor, which gives rise to MTRILVADDEHLIRNAIAGLLELEDGFEVVGQAASGDEALATALRVRPDVALLDLQLPGPDGIEVARRLAAQLPECRSIIVTSHARPGYLKSALAAGARGFLPKTVSPRTLAQVVRTVVGGGRHVDPELAAEAISAGDSPLSPREADVLALARDGAPVEEIARRVSLSRGTVRNHLAAAIAKLDAANRHEAARIAAGHGWI
- a CDS encoding helix-turn-helix transcriptional regulator, with protein sequence MDGPGPLGDFLQARRALLRPEDVGLRDLGPRRRVAGLRREELAQLAGVSVSYYTRLEQGLSRGASAEVLEAIGRALLLDDHEREHLNRLAEAARRTPRARRPRPEKLADETRDLLRAVDGVPALVLGRRTDVLAWNTLGHALLAGHLDFHSPDNLAERPNMSRMLFLDPHCRELYKDWKRKARAVVGNLRITVGRHPQDPLLAELIGELTMKSPEFVALWGDHRVAPCDAASYELHHPVVGPVTVTQQTLSIARSPEQVLIVCTTPAGSPSEAALALLRQTSSGQAPCTDNVSAPIAASWR
- a CDS encoding MBL fold metallo-hydrolase is translated as MEQNPEQITLGDVTVTRIKEFYGSVEMTPGEFFPDSPDGSWDEHRGWLAPDFWNPEADECHSAIQSWLLRSEGRTILVDTGVGNHKDRPYSPVWSRLDTSYLDTLAAAGVRPEDVDIVVNTHLHVDHVGWNTRLDGRSWVPTFPNATYLMTRRDFEFWDPANENKSVLGRGNQNVFEDSVAPVHQAGLTQLWEGSYRIDKNLRLDLAPGHTPGSSVLALESGGDRALFVGDLVHTALQIAEPETNSCFCEAPAESRATRHKLLGHAAENNALVFPAHFGGQGAAEVERNGSKFAIKQWAAFSRLS